In Horticoccus luteus, the following proteins share a genomic window:
- a CDS encoding complex I subunit 1/NuoH family protein has translation MSDFFQLHPILLGILKGLAVILVIFPIAGVCSLAERKVSAWIQGRPGPNRAIPPWFAWVPVIGPFLQRLGVFHLMADGGKLLFKEDPIPGHVNKFYFMLAPLVGLVPAFTTVVVVPFGAYFDQAGHLIPLVLANVDVGLLAVFAVSSLGVYSLILAGWASNSKYPFLGAVRATSQLVSYELAMTLSVLPVFLWINAPGMSGSLSLARVVDFQSQAGFWGGAWFVFTMPISAFVFLVSLFAETNRQPFDMPESEADLVGGFHTEYGAFKWSLFFVNEYAHMTVGSGVFILLFLGGWNPLPWVSLATLIGWLSHLGAWAAHPLFVGVLSVVIFITKIITMLFVFMWVRWTLPRFRYDQVMKIGWQRLLPLAIANLIVYTVGIALLQK, from the coding sequence ATGTCCGACTTTTTTCAACTCCATCCGATCCTGCTGGGCATCCTGAAGGGTCTTGCCGTCATCCTCGTGATCTTCCCGATCGCGGGCGTCTGTTCGCTCGCCGAGCGGAAAGTCTCCGCGTGGATCCAAGGCCGTCCGGGGCCGAACCGGGCGATTCCGCCGTGGTTTGCGTGGGTGCCGGTGATCGGTCCGTTCCTGCAACGCCTCGGGGTGTTCCATCTCATGGCGGACGGCGGCAAGCTGTTGTTCAAGGAAGACCCGATCCCGGGCCACGTGAACAAATTCTACTTCATGCTGGCGCCGCTGGTTGGCTTGGTGCCGGCGTTCACGACCGTGGTCGTTGTCCCGTTCGGGGCGTATTTCGATCAAGCCGGACACCTGATTCCGCTGGTGCTGGCCAACGTCGATGTCGGGTTGCTCGCGGTGTTCGCGGTTTCTTCGCTGGGTGTCTATTCGCTGATCCTGGCGGGGTGGGCGTCCAACTCCAAATACCCCTTCCTCGGCGCGGTGCGCGCGACTTCGCAGCTCGTTTCCTACGAGCTGGCGATGACGTTGTCGGTGCTCCCGGTTTTCCTGTGGATCAACGCCCCGGGCATGAGCGGTTCGTTAAGCCTTGCGCGGGTGGTCGATTTCCAGAGCCAGGCCGGATTCTGGGGCGGGGCGTGGTTCGTGTTTACTATGCCGATTTCCGCGTTCGTTTTTCTCGTCTCGCTTTTCGCGGAGACGAACCGCCAGCCATTCGACATGCCGGAATCGGAAGCCGATCTCGTCGGCGGATTTCACACGGAATACGGCGCGTTCAAGTGGTCGCTCTTCTTCGTCAACGAATACGCGCACATGACCGTCGGTTCGGGCGTGTTCATCCTGCTGTTTCTCGGCGGCTGGAATCCGCTGCCGTGGGTCTCGCTGGCGACGCTGATCGGCTGGTTGAGCCACCTCGGAGCCTGGGCCGCGCATCCGCTTTTCGTGGGGGTGCTCTCCGTCGTCATCTTCATCACAAAGATCATTACGATGCTCTTCGTGTTCATGTGGGTTCGCTGGACGCTGCCTCGTTTCCGTTACGATCAAGTGATGAAAATCGGCTGGCAGCGCCTGCTGCCGCTCGCGATCGCCAACCTTATCGTTTACACGGTGGGCATCGCTCTTCTGCAAAAATGA
- a CDS encoding NuoI/complex I 23 kDa subunit family protein: MAVIPVDRKPLSFAERTYMPQILSGMKITFKHLMAPKVTMEYPEERPAIPAGYRGVPTLVKDPNGREKCVSCQLCEFVCPPKAIRITPGEIPPDAPTRHVEKAPQAFDIDMLRCIYCGLCQEVCPEEAIFLQQQYTMTGYSREEMVNHKDRLYELGGTLPDEHYKWDKKKAAEEHGNAH, from the coding sequence ATGGCCGTCATTCCCGTCGATCGCAAACCGCTCTCCTTCGCGGAGCGCACCTACATGCCGCAAATCCTCAGCGGCATGAAGATCACGTTCAAACACCTGATGGCGCCGAAGGTCACGATGGAGTATCCCGAGGAGCGGCCGGCGATTCCGGCGGGCTACCGCGGCGTGCCCACGTTGGTGAAGGATCCCAACGGCCGGGAGAAATGTGTTTCCTGTCAGCTGTGTGAGTTCGTCTGCCCGCCGAAAGCCATTCGCATCACGCCCGGCGAGATTCCGCCGGATGCGCCGACGCGCCATGTCGAGAAAGCCCCGCAGGCGTTCGATATCGACATGCTGCGCTGTATTTATTGCGGCCTGTGCCAGGAGGTTTGCCCCGAGGAGGCGATTTTCCTCCAACAGCAATACACGATGACCGGCTACAGCCGCGAAGAAATGGTCAACCACAAGGACCGGCTCTACGAACTCGGCGGCACGCTGCCCGACGAACACTACAAGTGGGACAAAAAGAAAGCCGCCGAGGAGCACGGCAACGCCCATTGA
- the nuoE gene encoding complex I 24 kDa subunit family protein, with product MNLKPDTLKRIDEVIPHYPSKRSATLPLLHLIQEDAGYISPEAIEWIAAKLELEPINVYELVTFYPMFRQQPIGRRHIKVCRTLSCALMGGYKTCATFEKEFNTRAGPGEISPDGEVTVEFVECLASCGTAPVVMIDDELHEKVDAAKAKQLSDQIKAEAGQKKGASRP from the coding sequence ATGAATCTCAAGCCCGACACTTTGAAGCGCATCGATGAGGTAATTCCGCATTACCCGTCGAAACGCAGCGCCACCCTGCCGCTCCTGCACCTGATCCAGGAAGACGCCGGCTACATCTCGCCGGAGGCGATCGAGTGGATCGCGGCGAAGCTGGAGCTGGAGCCGATCAACGTTTACGAACTGGTGACGTTTTATCCGATGTTTCGGCAGCAGCCGATCGGGCGGCGCCATATCAAGGTTTGCCGCACGTTGTCGTGTGCGTTGATGGGCGGCTACAAGACGTGCGCGACGTTCGAAAAAGAATTCAACACGCGCGCCGGCCCAGGCGAAATCTCGCCCGACGGCGAGGTGACGGTGGAGTTTGTCGAATGCCTCGCGAGCTGTGGCACTGCGCCAGTGGTCATGATCGACGACGAGCTGCACGAAAAAGTCGATGCCGCGAAGGCCAAGCAACTGAGCGATCAAATCAAAGCCGAAGCCGGCCAAAAGAAAGGGGCGAGCCGCCCGTAG
- the nuoD gene encoding NADH dehydrogenase (quinone) subunit D: MAQEFTFPEAGARTAAAHPPEGEFQTEKMSLSMGPSHPSTHGVLRLQLELDGETVTKCDPVIGYLHRGDEKIAENMTYNQFVPYTDRLDYLAPLANNMAYAIAVEKLAKLEVPARCHAIRVLTAEMARISSHLLGLGAFGIDVGAWTVFLYSFQEREKLYTLFEELTGARFTTSYSRIGGVARDVPEGWLGRVGAFCDQFLPILEETMQLLTRNKIFMDRTVDIGVISKADALAYGITGPNLRGSGVPLDLRKDKPYSGYEQYEFDVPVGATGDCYDRYLVRGEEMRQSVRIIRQVLAKFPDGPWYATDAKKIFVPPKSKVLTSMEELIQNFMLVTEGPQMPAGEVYFEAENPKGALGFYVVSRGGGVPWRLKIRAPSFCNLSILPKLCVGTMVSDVVSILGSLDFVMGECDR; the protein is encoded by the coding sequence ATGGCTCAAGAATTTACCTTTCCCGAAGCTGGCGCCAGAACCGCCGCCGCGCATCCGCCCGAGGGCGAGTTTCAGACTGAAAAGATGTCGCTCTCGATGGGGCCCTCCCATCCCTCGACGCACGGTGTGTTGCGGCTCCAACTGGAGTTGGATGGCGAGACCGTGACGAAGTGCGATCCGGTGATCGGTTACCTGCACCGGGGCGACGAGAAGATTGCGGAGAACATGACTTATAACCAGTTCGTGCCTTACACGGACCGGTTGGACTACCTCGCGCCGCTGGCCAACAACATGGCCTACGCGATCGCGGTGGAGAAGCTCGCGAAGCTGGAGGTGCCGGCGCGTTGCCACGCGATTCGCGTGCTGACGGCGGAGATGGCGCGCATTTCGTCGCACCTGCTCGGCTTGGGGGCGTTCGGCATCGATGTGGGCGCGTGGACGGTGTTTCTCTACAGTTTTCAGGAACGCGAAAAACTTTACACGTTGTTCGAGGAGCTGACGGGGGCGCGGTTCACCACGAGCTATTCGCGCATTGGTGGCGTGGCGCGCGACGTGCCCGAGGGCTGGCTCGGCCGGGTGGGGGCGTTTTGCGATCAGTTTCTCCCGATTCTTGAGGAGACGATGCAGTTGTTGACGCGCAATAAGATCTTCATGGATCGCACCGTGGACATCGGGGTGATTTCGAAGGCGGATGCGCTCGCCTACGGCATCACGGGGCCAAATCTCCGCGGTTCGGGTGTGCCGCTCGATTTGCGCAAAGACAAACCTTACAGCGGTTACGAACAATACGAGTTCGACGTGCCGGTGGGAGCGACGGGCGATTGCTACGACCGCTACCTCGTGCGCGGTGAGGAAATGCGCCAGTCGGTGCGCATCATCCGGCAGGTGCTGGCGAAGTTTCCCGACGGGCCGTGGTATGCGACCGACGCGAAAAAGATTTTCGTGCCGCCGAAAAGCAAGGTGCTGACCTCCATGGAGGAGCTGATTCAGAACTTCATGTTGGTGACAGAAGGGCCGCAGATGCCGGCGGGCGAAGTATATTTCGAAGCGGAGAACCCCAAAGGAGCTTTGGGCTTTTACGTCGTCAGCCGGGGCGGCGGCGTGCCGTGGCGGTTGAAGATCCGCGCCCCTTCGTTCTGCAATCTCTCGATTCTGCCCAAACTCTGCGTCGGCACCATGGTGTCCGACGTGGTCTCCATCCTCGGCTCGCTCGACTTCGTGATGGGCGAGTGTGACCGTTGA
- a CDS encoding 2Fe-2S iron-sulfur cluster-binding protein, whose protein sequence is MIAPAQPDLVTVNIDGKEIAVPRGTNVIEAARLVAIDVPHYCYHPKLSVVGNCRMCLIEMGLPAVDPATKAPIMDPASGKQKINWMPRPQIGCATNVSPGLHVRTTTPQIKDCREGVMEFLLINHPLDCPICDQAGECKLQEQATQYGRGYSRFVEQKNVKPKRTPLGPRVMLDDERCILCSRCIRFCKEVAKDDVLGFIDRGSFSTLTCYPGKQLENNYSLNTVDICPVGALTSTDFRFKMRVWFLKQTNSIDTESSVGANTVVWSREGVIYRITPRRNDAVNDTWMADSGRLLYKQVAAPDRLSAITVQGAAGTLASAAAAASTLFQAGAVAVVGSGRSTVEEQFLTKQLAATLGARVSLVSRVGQGDKILISADRNPNLRGALVTGLIDTLPSAQLAALGAAIEAGQVKTVVAIGEDLAAAGLTAAQLAKVSIVYLGTHANATSVAAKIVVPTLTVFEKAGTFINQQFRIQKFARAVPGPAGASDDLAALSALIAAAGGAAIAADLPAIWAQLAAEVPALATMTYRNIPDTGLLLDGTPWSALPFVEGETLHYKPAAAPALATA, encoded by the coding sequence ATGATCGCTCCCGCTCAACCCGACCTCGTGACCGTCAACATTGACGGCAAGGAGATCGCCGTGCCCCGCGGCACCAACGTCATCGAGGCCGCGCGCCTCGTCGCGATCGACGTGCCGCACTATTGCTACCACCCGAAACTCTCGGTCGTAGGCAATTGCCGCATGTGTCTGATCGAGATGGGGCTTCCCGCCGTCGATCCGGCCACGAAGGCGCCCATCATGGATCCGGCGAGCGGCAAGCAGAAGATCAACTGGATGCCGCGGCCTCAGATCGGTTGTGCGACGAATGTTTCGCCCGGCCTGCACGTGCGCACCACCACGCCGCAAATCAAGGACTGCCGCGAGGGCGTGATGGAGTTTCTCCTCATCAATCATCCGCTCGACTGCCCGATTTGTGACCAGGCCGGCGAATGCAAATTGCAGGAACAGGCGACGCAATACGGTCGCGGTTATTCCCGCTTCGTAGAGCAGAAAAACGTGAAGCCGAAGCGCACGCCGCTCGGGCCGCGCGTCATGCTCGACGATGAACGCTGCATCCTGTGCTCCCGCTGCATCCGCTTCTGCAAGGAAGTCGCGAAGGATGATGTGCTCGGGTTCATCGACCGCGGCAGCTTCTCCACGCTCACGTGTTACCCGGGCAAGCAACTGGAGAACAATTACTCGCTCAACACCGTCGACATCTGCCCGGTGGGCGCGCTCACGAGCACCGATTTCCGGTTCAAAATGCGCGTGTGGTTTCTGAAGCAGACCAACAGCATCGACACCGAATCTTCCGTTGGCGCCAACACCGTCGTGTGGTCGCGCGAGGGCGTGATCTATCGCATCACGCCGCGGCGCAACGATGCAGTGAACGACACTTGGATGGCGGACAGCGGACGGCTCCTTTACAAGCAAGTGGCGGCACCCGACCGCTTGAGCGCGATCACCGTGCAGGGCGCCGCCGGCACGCTGGCCTCGGCCGCCGCCGCGGCTTCGACGCTGTTCCAGGCTGGGGCCGTCGCGGTCGTGGGCTCGGGGCGCAGCACCGTGGAGGAACAGTTCCTCACGAAGCAGCTCGCCGCGACGCTCGGGGCACGCGTCTCACTCGTCAGCCGGGTGGGGCAGGGCGACAAGATTCTCATCTCCGCTGATCGCAATCCGAACCTCCGCGGAGCGCTCGTCACCGGCCTCATCGACACCCTGCCCTCCGCTCAACTCGCCGCGCTCGGCGCCGCGATCGAGGCCGGCCAGGTGAAGACGGTCGTCGCGATCGGTGAAGATCTGGCGGCGGCCGGCCTGACCGCCGCGCAGCTCGCCAAGGTATCGATTGTTTATCTGGGCACGCACGCGAACGCGACGAGCGTCGCGGCGAAGATCGTCGTGCCGACCCTCACCGTCTTTGAAAAGGCGGGCACATTCATCAACCAGCAGTTCCGGATTCAGAAATTCGCCCGGGCCGTGCCCGGGCCCGCGGGCGCGAGCGACGACCTCGCTGCGCTGAGTGCGCTCATTGCTGCCGCCGGCGGTGCCGCGATTGCTGCTGACCTCCCGGCGATCTGGGCGCAACTCGCCGCCGAAGTGCCGGCCCTCGCCACCATGACCTATCGTAACATCCCTGACACCGGCCTGCTCCTCGACGGCACGCCGTGGAGCGCACTGCCCTTTGTGGAAGGCGAGACGTTGCACTATAAACCCGCGGCGGCCCCCGCCCTGGCGACCGCATGA
- a CDS encoding NADH-quinone oxidoreductase subunit C: protein MSATVDVTSALQARFPQAAPRASLDHEAVNVPMGDVIAALQYLRDEFAFDVLTDLTAVDWSEAMAPRFTMVYHLFSSTRHVYVRIAADCASDTAPSAPTAIGLWAGANWLEREVFDMFGITFDGHPDQRRILMWDGYPHHPLRKDFPLAGIEAPLPDAEIVAETGMAANPVPLAGGPFVAHSGQINMAEAEPRAKDESWNERRPKPE, encoded by the coding sequence ATGTCTGCCACTGTTGATGTCACTTCCGCCCTGCAAGCCCGGTTCCCGCAAGCGGCGCCGCGCGCGAGCCTCGATCACGAGGCGGTCAACGTGCCGATGGGCGACGTGATCGCTGCGCTGCAATACCTGCGTGACGAGTTCGCGTTCGACGTGCTGACGGACCTGACGGCGGTGGACTGGTCCGAGGCGATGGCGCCGCGGTTCACGATGGTCTATCATCTGTTTTCGTCGACGCGGCACGTTTACGTGCGCATCGCGGCGGATTGCGCCAGCGATACCGCGCCGAGTGCGCCGACGGCCATCGGATTGTGGGCGGGGGCGAACTGGCTGGAACGCGAAGTGTTCGACATGTTCGGCATCACCTTCGACGGGCATCCGGACCAGCGTCGCATCCTGATGTGGGACGGTTATCCGCACCATCCGTTGCGCAAGGACTTCCCGCTCGCGGGCATCGAGGCGCCGTTGCCGGACGCCGAAATTGTCGCGGAAACGGGCATGGCGGCGAACCCCGTGCCGCTCGCCGGCGGACCGTTTGTCGCGCACAGCGGCCAGATCAACATGGCGGAAGCGGAACCGCGCGCCAAAGACGAGAGTTGGAACGAGCGCCGGCCCAAACCCGAATAA
- the nuoK gene encoding NADH-quinone oxidoreductase subunit NuoK, with protein sequence MTIGLYHYVLLSGLLFALGFFGVLLRRNTLVIYMCLELMLIASTLALVAFSRFNGTMDGNVFVFFILTVAAAEVAVGLAIIVALFRQRQTVQVQDLNHLKN encoded by the coding sequence ATGACGATCGGGCTTTACCATTACGTCCTGCTGAGCGGGCTCTTGTTCGCGCTGGGCTTCTTCGGCGTGCTGCTGCGCCGCAACACCCTCGTGATCTACATGTGCCTCGAGTTGATGCTGATCGCATCGACGCTGGCGCTCGTCGCGTTCTCTCGCTTCAACGGCACGATGGACGGCAACGTCTTCGTGTTCTTCATCCTCACCGTCGCCGCGGCGGAAGTGGCCGTCGGACTCGCGATCATTGTCGCTCTCTTCCGGCAGCGCCAGACGGTGCAGGTGCAGGACCTGAACCACTTGAAAAATTGA
- a CDS encoding NADH-quinone oxidoreductase subunit L: protein MTPVQLALLVLLLPLASATVIALFLRRSGVVASAISVLAATGLAAVSLQLVFSGARFTGSMEWLHLGDFVFRFGFKFDDLAALMLAIVAIVGWCVHVFSLGYMRDDAARARFFGGLSIFMFSMVGIVLADNLFMIFVFWELVGFSSWLLINHWYERAAPTAASKKAFIVNRVGDFGFLLGIIWCYWANGTVDLGELAGLHASGGLVFSAGIPLLLFCGALGKSAQMPLHVWLPDAMEGPTPISALIHAATMVAAGIYMLCRINMLMVPEALTVIMWVGTITALYAAFCAIAQNDIKKVLAYSTLSQLGYMVAAFGLGGISVHADGGHVEQMAFTVVATGVGAAMFHLTTHAFFKALLFLGSGSVIHGCHHEQDIFKMGGLMRKMPVTFLTFSLGVLAIIGFPGLAGFFSKDAILYLAFANNKAVFAILAFTAVLTAFYMIRMWRIVFLGAPRTEHAAHAHEGGFTLTIPLVILAVLAVVGGYTKFYGHAFQDVFALIPHAEGAAEHTILITSLIVLVVGVGAAWALYKPAAEDALAKKAPGLFALLASKLWIDELYDYYVAKIQQRFAELLNFLEQIFLAGLIIRGLAGVVGLFGLGARALHVGNLHAYVYWFLLGAVLLWAYAAGVF from the coding sequence ATGACGCCCGTCCAGCTCGCCCTTTTGGTTCTGCTTTTGCCGCTCGCCTCGGCCACCGTGATTGCGCTCTTTCTGCGCCGGTCCGGCGTGGTCGCGTCCGCCATCTCCGTCCTCGCTGCGACCGGTCTGGCCGCCGTATCGCTGCAACTGGTGTTTTCCGGCGCCCGTTTCACCGGATCGATGGAGTGGCTGCACCTCGGCGACTTCGTTTTCCGATTCGGATTCAAGTTCGACGATCTGGCGGCGCTGATGCTCGCGATCGTGGCGATCGTGGGCTGGTGTGTGCACGTTTTCTCGCTCGGCTACATGCGCGACGACGCGGCCCGCGCCCGTTTCTTTGGCGGCTTGTCGATCTTCATGTTTTCGATGGTGGGCATCGTGCTCGCCGATAATTTGTTCATGATTTTCGTGTTCTGGGAGCTGGTGGGTTTCAGCTCCTGGCTGCTCATCAACCACTGGTATGAACGCGCCGCCCCGACAGCGGCTTCGAAGAAGGCGTTTATCGTCAACCGCGTCGGCGACTTCGGTTTTCTGCTCGGCATCATTTGGTGCTACTGGGCGAACGGCACCGTCGACCTTGGCGAACTGGCCGGCCTGCACGCCTCCGGGGGACTCGTCTTTAGCGCGGGCATTCCGCTGCTGCTCTTTTGCGGCGCCCTCGGCAAGTCTGCGCAGATGCCGCTGCACGTCTGGCTCCCCGATGCGATGGAAGGCCCAACGCCGATTTCCGCGCTGATCCACGCGGCCACGATGGTCGCCGCCGGTATCTATATGCTGTGCCGGATCAACATGCTGATGGTGCCAGAAGCGCTCACGGTGATCATGTGGGTCGGCACGATCACGGCGCTCTACGCAGCGTTTTGCGCCATTGCGCAGAACGACATCAAGAAGGTGCTCGCTTACTCCACGCTCTCGCAACTCGGCTACATGGTCGCGGCGTTTGGACTGGGCGGGATCAGCGTCCATGCGGACGGCGGGCACGTCGAACAGATGGCGTTTACCGTCGTTGCCACCGGGGTCGGCGCCGCGATGTTCCATCTCACCACGCACGCCTTCTTCAAGGCGCTGCTCTTTCTTGGCTCCGGCTCGGTCATTCACGGCTGCCATCACGAACAGGACATTTTCAAAATGGGTGGCTTGATGCGGAAGATGCCAGTGACCTTCCTCACGTTTTCGCTCGGCGTGCTGGCGATCATCGGGTTTCCCGGGCTGGCGGGCTTCTTCTCGAAGGACGCGATTCTCTATCTCGCGTTCGCCAACAACAAAGCTGTCTTTGCGATCCTGGCCTTCACGGCGGTCCTCACTGCCTTTTACATGATTCGCATGTGGCGGATCGTCTTTCTGGGCGCGCCGCGCACCGAACACGCCGCGCATGCGCACGAGGGCGGATTTACTTTGACGATTCCGCTCGTTATTCTCGCCGTGCTGGCGGTGGTGGGTGGCTACACGAAATTCTACGGGCATGCCTTCCAGGATGTTTTCGCGCTGATTCCGCACGCGGAAGGCGCCGCGGAGCACACGATTCTCATCACGAGCTTGATCGTGTTGGTGGTGGGAGTGGGGGCCGCCTGGGCGCTCTATAAACCGGCGGCGGAGGACGCGTTGGCGAAGAAGGCGCCCGGTCTGTTCGCGTTGCTCGCGTCGAAGCTGTGGATCGACGAGCTTTACGACTATTACGTCGCCAAGATCCAACAGCGGTTCGCCGAGCTGCTGAACTTCCTCGAACAGATCTTTCTGGCCGGCTTGATCATCCGCGGACTCGCGGGCGTGGTGGGGTTGTTTGGCCTCGGAGCCCGCGCCCTGCATGTCGGCAATCTGCATGCCTACGTTTACTGGTTTCTACTCGGAGCGGTGCTGCTCTGGGCCTATGCCGCGGGAGTGTTTTAA
- a CDS encoding NADH-quinone oxidoreductase subunit J family protein, with product MSGFMFYILSALTLVCAVGVIVNRNAVNAAMCLLLSLVGVAGLFGLLQAYLLAVLLVLVYAGAVVALFLFIVMLLDVQGGARKPFGKVTAIAATAALALMVAGACTIAGRPEITDAQAAADAIGAPLKNYAYQLFTTYLLPVQVVGFLLLIAMLGVIVLSKRFDGLEDIK from the coding sequence ATGTCCGGCTTCATGTTTTATATTCTTTCGGCGCTCACCCTGGTCTGCGCGGTGGGCGTGATCGTCAATCGCAACGCGGTCAACGCCGCGATGTGCCTGCTTTTGAGCCTGGTGGGCGTCGCCGGCTTGTTCGGCTTGTTGCAAGCCTACCTCCTCGCGGTGCTGTTGGTGCTCGTTTACGCCGGCGCGGTGGTGGCGTTGTTTCTCTTTATCGTCATGCTCCTCGACGTGCAGGGCGGCGCGCGCAAGCCCTTCGGGAAAGTCACCGCGATCGCCGCCACCGCCGCCCTCGCGTTGATGGTCGCGGGAGCTTGCACGATTGCGGGCCGCCCGGAAATCACCGACGCGCAGGCTGCCGCAGACGCCATCGGTGCGCCGCTCAAGAATTACGCCTACCAACTGTTCACCACCTACCTGCTTCCCGTGCAGGTCGTGGGCTTTCTGCTGCTCATTGCCATGCTCGGCGTCATTGTGCTGAGCAAACGCTTCGATGGTCTGGAGGATATCAAATGA
- the nuoB gene encoding NADH-quinone oxidoreductase subunit NuoB: MVSSRTELGYDSKIEGEVIVSRRDAIINWVRTNSMWPMPMGLACCAIELMGSGGARFDIARFGAEVMRFSPRQADCMIVAGTVTYKMAPQVRRIYDQMSSPKWVIAMGACASTGGMYRSYATLQGVDRIVPVDVYVSGCPPRPEALLDGLMRLQDKVRHEPAAGKLFTA; encoded by the coding sequence ATGGTCTCCTCCCGCACTGAACTCGGCTACGACAGCAAGATTGAAGGCGAAGTCATCGTCTCGCGGCGGGATGCGATCATCAATTGGGTGCGCACCAACTCGATGTGGCCGATGCCCATGGGTCTCGCGTGTTGCGCCATCGAGTTGATGGGCTCGGGCGGCGCGCGGTTCGACATCGCGCGGTTTGGCGCGGAGGTGATGCGTTTCTCCCCCCGGCAGGCCGACTGCATGATCGTCGCCGGCACGGTGACCTATAAAATGGCACCGCAGGTGCGGCGGATTTACGATCAAATGTCGTCCCCCAAATGGGTGATTGCGATGGGCGCCTGCGCTTCGACAGGCGGCATGTATCGCAGCTATGCCACGCTGCAGGGCGTGGATCGCATCGTGCCCGTCGACGTGTATGTGAGCGGGTGTCCGCCGCGGCCGGAGGCATTGCTCGACGGGTTGATGCGGTTGCAAGACAAGGTCCGCCACGAACCCGCCGCTGGAAAACTTTTCACCGCCTGA
- the nuoF gene encoding NADH-quinone oxidoreductase subunit NuoF — translation MSAPEQRRLIFQHIDEPGYTNDIACYLRNGGYEVLKKSIGRKPEDLIAEVKKSGVRGRGGAGFPCGVKWGLVDRKSGKPIYLIVNADESEPGTFKDRYIMHQDPHQLIEGIMISCFANNVKQAYIYIRGEFPHGARILETAIAEAREQNFVGPDVLGSGYSCEIYVHRGAGAYICGEETGLIESLEGKRAYPRIKPPYFPAVLGLYQCPTIVNNVETLCHVKHIVDMGGDAYTKIGTPNNTGTRIFCVSGHVQRPGYYEFETGKITMGQLLNEVCGGPLPGRKFKAVIPGGSSAKILKFGERFKGKTRAGEEYDWGVEDVPMDFDSLGMIGTMGGSGGVIVMDDSVNMVEALANINAFYAHESCGQCTPCREGSLWMKKITSRMVHGEARVEDGALLKSVADQIPGRTICAFGEACSWPTQSFLAKFGDEFTQYPAAPKSLRPNGATELI, via the coding sequence ATGTCCGCGCCCGAACAACGCCGTCTCATTTTCCAGCACATCGACGAACCCGGCTACACGAATGACATCGCGTGTTACCTGCGGAACGGCGGCTACGAGGTCTTGAAGAAGAGCATCGGGCGCAAACCCGAGGACCTCATTGCGGAGGTGAAGAAGTCCGGCGTGCGGGGCCGGGGTGGCGCCGGTTTCCCCTGCGGCGTGAAGTGGGGCCTCGTCGATCGCAAGAGCGGCAAACCCATTTATCTGATCGTCAACGCCGACGAGTCGGAGCCGGGCACGTTCAAGGATCGCTACATCATGCACCAGGATCCGCACCAGCTGATCGAGGGCATCATGATCTCCTGTTTCGCGAACAACGTGAAGCAGGCCTACATTTATATTCGCGGCGAATTTCCGCACGGCGCGCGCATTCTTGAGACGGCGATCGCCGAGGCGCGGGAGCAAAATTTTGTCGGGCCGGACGTGCTGGGCAGCGGCTACAGTTGCGAAATTTACGTTCACCGCGGGGCGGGCGCTTACATCTGCGGCGAGGAGACGGGGCTCATCGAGTCGCTCGAAGGCAAACGCGCCTACCCGCGCATCAAGCCCCCGTATTTCCCGGCGGTGCTCGGCCTCTACCAATGCCCCACCATCGTGAACAACGTGGAGACGCTTTGCCACGTGAAGCATATTGTCGACATGGGCGGCGACGCTTACACGAAGATCGGCACGCCCAACAACACCGGCACGCGCATCTTCTGCGTGAGCGGCCACGTGCAGCGGCCGGGTTACTATGAATTCGAGACCGGCAAGATCACGATGGGCCAGTTGCTCAACGAGGTCTGCGGAGGACCGCTCCCGGGACGCAAGTTCAAGGCCGTGATCCCCGGCGGCTCGTCGGCGAAAATTTTGAAGTTCGGCGAACGCTTCAAGGGCAAGACTCGCGCGGGCGAGGAATACGACTGGGGCGTTGAAGACGTGCCCATGGATTTCGATTCACTCGGCATGATCGGCACGATGGGTGGCTCGGGCGGCGTCATCGTCATGGATGATTCCGTCAACATGGTCGAAGCGCTCGCGAATATTAACGCGTTCTACGCCCACGAGAGCTGCGGCCAGTGCACGCCGTGCCGCGAGGGTTCGCTCTGGATGAAAAAAATCACCAGCCGCATGGTGCATGGCGAAGCGCGCGTGGAGGATGGGGCGTTACTCAAGAGCGTCGCGGACCAGATTCCGGGCCGCACCATCTGCGCATTTGGCGAAGCCTGCTCATGGCCGACGCAAAGCTTTCTCGCAAAATTCGGCGACGAATTTACGCAATACCCGGCGGCGCCGAAGTCGCTCCGGCCGAACGGCGCGACGGAGTTGATCTGA